A stretch of the Oxyura jamaicensis isolate SHBP4307 breed ruddy duck chromosome 4, BPBGC_Ojam_1.0, whole genome shotgun sequence genome encodes the following:
- the MCUB gene encoding calcium uniporter regulatory subunit MCUb, mitochondrial, with protein sequence MAFYAYFVLTKQDYFYPDVKDRQFLHYFYRKSKAKHFNVEQYNKLREDIEEAEESLTRLHQPLHLRLPIQEITNKD encoded by the exons ATGGCTTTCTATGCCTACTTTGTTCTTACTAAACAG GACTACTTTTACCCTGATGTTAAAGACAGGCAGTTCCTCCACTACTTCTACCGGAAATCAAAAGCCAAGCATTTCAATGTGGAACAATACAACAAACTAAGAGAAGACATAGAAGAA GCAGAAGAATCCCTGACGCGTCTACACCAACCTCTGCACCTGAGACTTCCGATCCAGGAAATTACTAACAAGGACTGA
- the CASP6 gene encoding caspase-6 isoform X1 has product MSGAERRQAAGCVQLDSRSTLTTTDRDQNITEVDALDKRQTYDPAEQYKMNHQRRGVALIFNHEHFYWQLMLPERRGTYADRNNLKRSLTDLGFEVRDFDDLKAEDVLQKVHEASLKDYSDADCFVCVYLSHGANDYVYAYDAQIKIETITNMFRGDKCPSLVGKPKIFIIQACRGDKHDDPVIVQDTVDGREETIVNETEVDAAGVYTLPAGADFLMCYSVAQGYFSHRETVNGSWYIQDLCEALRKHGSSLEFTELLTVVNRKVSHRKVDVCKDINAIGKKQIPCFASMLTKKLYFHPKSK; this is encoded by the exons GCTGTGTTCAGTTGGATAGCAGATCTACATTAACCACCACAG ATAGAGATCAGAACATCACTGAAGTAGATGCGCTTGATAAAAG ACAAACATATGACCCTGCAGAGCAATACAAAATGAACCATCAAAGAAGAGGAGTTGCATTGATCTTCAATCATGAGCACTTTTATTGGCAGTTAATGCTGCCAGAAAGACGTGGGACTTATGCAGACAGAAACAATCTGAAACGCAG CTTGACAGACCTTGGATTTGAAGTCAGAGATTTTGATGACCTGAAAGCAGAAGATGTGCTGCAGAAAGTTCATGAAG CCTCTCTGAAAGACTACAGCGATGCTGACTGCTTTGTTTGTGTATACTTGAGTCATGGTGCGAATGATTATGTTTATGCATATGATGCCCAAATCAAAATTGAGACAATCACAAACATGTTCAGAGGAGACAAGTGCCCGAGTCTGGTAGGAAAGCCGAAGATATTTATCATTCAG GCATGTCGAGGTGATAAACATGATGATCCAGTTATTGTTCAGGATACAGTAGATGGCAGAGAAGAAACCATTGTTAACGAGACTGAAGTGGATGCAGCTGGTGTCTACACCCTGCCTGCTGGTGCAGACTTTCTCATGTGCTATTCTGTGGCACAAG GTTACTTTTCTCACCGCGAAACCGTAAATGGCTCCTGGTACATTCAAGATTTGTGTGAGGCGCTGAGGAAGCATGGCTCTTCCTTGGAGTTCACAGAACTTCTTACTGTTGTTAACAGAAAAGTATCGCATCGCAAAGTGGATGTGTGCAAGGACATAAATgctataggaaaaaaacagattccTTGTTTTGCCTCAATGTTAActaaaaaattgtattttcatccAAAATCTAAGTAG
- the CASP6 gene encoding caspase-6 isoform X2 has protein sequence MSGCVQLDSRSTLTTTDRDQNITEVDALDKRQTYDPAEQYKMNHQRRGVALIFNHEHFYWQLMLPERRGTYADRNNLKRSLTDLGFEVRDFDDLKAEDVLQKVHEASLKDYSDADCFVCVYLSHGANDYVYAYDAQIKIETITNMFRGDKCPSLVGKPKIFIIQACRGDKHDDPVIVQDTVDGREETIVNETEVDAAGVYTLPAGADFLMCYSVAQGYFSHRETVNGSWYIQDLCEALRKHGSSLEFTELLTVVNRKVSHRKVDVCKDINAIGKKQIPCFASMLTKKLYFHPKSK, from the exons GCTGTGTTCAGTTGGATAGCAGATCTACATTAACCACCACAG ATAGAGATCAGAACATCACTGAAGTAGATGCGCTTGATAAAAG ACAAACATATGACCCTGCAGAGCAATACAAAATGAACCATCAAAGAAGAGGAGTTGCATTGATCTTCAATCATGAGCACTTTTATTGGCAGTTAATGCTGCCAGAAAGACGTGGGACTTATGCAGACAGAAACAATCTGAAACGCAG CTTGACAGACCTTGGATTTGAAGTCAGAGATTTTGATGACCTGAAAGCAGAAGATGTGCTGCAGAAAGTTCATGAAG CCTCTCTGAAAGACTACAGCGATGCTGACTGCTTTGTTTGTGTATACTTGAGTCATGGTGCGAATGATTATGTTTATGCATATGATGCCCAAATCAAAATTGAGACAATCACAAACATGTTCAGAGGAGACAAGTGCCCGAGTCTGGTAGGAAAGCCGAAGATATTTATCATTCAG GCATGTCGAGGTGATAAACATGATGATCCAGTTATTGTTCAGGATACAGTAGATGGCAGAGAAGAAACCATTGTTAACGAGACTGAAGTGGATGCAGCTGGTGTCTACACCCTGCCTGCTGGTGCAGACTTTCTCATGTGCTATTCTGTGGCACAAG GTTACTTTTCTCACCGCGAAACCGTAAATGGCTCCTGGTACATTCAAGATTTGTGTGAGGCGCTGAGGAAGCATGGCTCTTCCTTGGAGTTCACAGAACTTCTTACTGTTGTTAACAGAAAAGTATCGCATCGCAAAGTGGATGTGTGCAAGGACATAAATgctataggaaaaaaacagattccTTGTTTTGCCTCAATGTTAActaaaaaattgtattttcatccAAAATCTAAGTAG